GAAACCAGGAAAGTTCTCCACTAGAGAAGTCAGCATAAGCTGCCCCCCAACCAAATCTCCAGTTATAACTAGTGGGTTTAGCCCGTCTCTAGCGAGATAGATAGCTGCTGTTAAACCAGCCGGCCCAGCACCTAAGATTACTACCTTCCTTACATTAGACAAATAGTTTCCCTCCATCCTCCCTATCCCGACGAGTCCTCCTCAGCCTCTCTTCTTAAGGTTTCTGAAACGTTTAACAATCAGGAACAAAAATAACCACTGTAAACGAGACACAACTACCTAATGCTTGCAATCCTAAAGGGTGGTTATAGCAACATTCATCTAGCCACCTGGAAATAATATAAACTTAATATTGATAGGTTTGTTAGGGCTGTAGGAAAGCGAGTTGCGCATAGAGCGGTTTGTGGTCCCTCCCCTTGATAACAACGCCTACCTTCTTTTTGATGAAAGAACATGTGAGGCAGCTGTCATAGATCCAGCTTTAGGTTCTGATGTGCTGTTAAGTAAGGCGCAAGAGCTGGGTGCGCATATAATCTATATCTTGAACACGCACGGCCACCCAGACCACATCTGCGACGATAGGAAAATGAAAGAAGCTACTGGGGCAAAGCTCTGCATCCACGAGTTAGACGCTTATCGCCTACTCTACAACCCCTTCTCCAAAGACCCAATCCCACCTACACCAGACATACTACTTAAGGGGGGCGAAACCCTTCAGATAGGTTCGCTGAAGGTTGAAGTGATACACACACCTGGGCATACTGAAGGGGGATGCTGCTTCTACCTCGCAGAAGAAGGCATAATATTTACAGGCGATACACTCTTCGCAGGCAACATCGGAAGAGTGGATCTACAGGGCTCAGACCCTGCTGCGATGCTTAGAAGCCTTAAGCTGCTCTTCACATTACCGAAGAATGTGAAAGTTTACCCAGGCCACGGCTACACAACAACCATCGAAGATGAGGACTGGATGATCGAATCCAACTACATCGAAAACCTACTGAGCTAACCTCTGAAGCTGTGAATAGGTGCTGGTATCTGCCCCCCTCGCTTAACGAATCTATCTGGCTTAAATCTGCTTACTTCCATAACTACGGTGCTGCCGAGTAAGCCTCCAAACTCAACAAACTCGCCAGCCTTAGCATTGGGGACAGGGATTATCCTAACGCCACCAGGCTTATCATTAGCCACACAGATAGCCGCTTCATCCAATATTATGCCAGCCAATGATTCGGCTGACGTGTCGCCGGGTACAGCGATCATATCTAAACCAGCTGAACAAACAGAGGTCATCGCTTCAAGCTTCTCTAGACTAAGCGCACCAGCTTTAACCGCATCAACCATACCTGCATCCTCACTAACAGGGATAAAAGCACCGCTCAGCCCTCCTACGAAGGTCGTAGCCATGCTCCCACCCTTCTTTACAGCATCGGTAAGAAGCATTAGTGCTGCCGTTGTGCCCGGTGCGCCGCAGCGCTCCAGACCCATGGCTTCGAGTATGTTGGCTATGCTCTCGCCTTGCTTAGGCGTTGGTGCTAAAGAGAGGTCTACTGTGCTGAACTGAACGCCCATCAGCTTCGCCACCTCTCTACCTAATAGCTCGCCCACCCTAGTAACCTTGAACGCAGCCCTCTTTACGAGATCAGCGAGCTGCCTAAGATCTAGATCCTGATTCTTCTCCACAATAGCTTTTATGACAGCTGGTCCACTGATGCCTACATTAACCGATACTTCTGGCTCGCCTAAACCGTGGTAGGCTCCTGGCATAAAGGGATTGTCTTCTGGTGCGTTTGCGAATGTAACCAGCTTGGCGCATCCGACACCCCTACGCTCAGCCGTTAACTCTGATGTCTTCTTTATCACCTCACCCATCTTCAGCGCCGCATCCACGTTTATCCCTGTTCGCGTGGATGCTATGTTGACGCAGCTGCAGACTCTGCTTGTGCTGCTTAAAACAATCGGTATGCTCTCTATAAGCGCTAGATCACCTTTGGTAAACCCTTTATGCACTAGGGCTGAGTACCCCCCTATGTAGTCGATGTCCCCCTCTTCAGCAGCATTGTCTAAGACTGTAGCCAGCTCTAAACCTACTTTAGCTGCACCCTTTTCCTCAGCGAATGGCTCTAGTAGGATGGCTACTGGTGTTACTGCGATCCTCTTATTCACGATTTCAACACCATACTTTGCCTCGACTTCTTTGACAGCCTTGTTCAATCTTAGGGCTGTTTCAACCACCTTTGTGTAGACGCATCTCTTTACTCTGTTTAGATCTTTATCTAAGCAGCCTAGTAGATTTATACCTGCTGTGATCGTTCTGATGTTGAGGTGCTGTAGTGAAAGCATCTCATATGTTTCAACGATCTCTTCAGGCGTATACATCTTCACACCCTATGCATGTAGCGAAATATGTTCTCGTGTTGAACCGTAACTTGCACCCCTATCTTCGCAGCCTCAGCCCCAAGCAGCTCCTTCAGCTTCTCCAAACTGACTCTGCTGTTACTAATATCGACCAGCATTATCATCACAAATAGATCTCTTATCTTACTTGACGTAAGATCAAGGATATTCACATTATTCTCAGCAAGAACCCTAGATATTCCAGCCACAATACCAACTCTATCAGCGCCGAGAACAGTCACAACCACTCGCTCATCTGGCATATCCGATGCAGCCTACTCTCTAACCAACCCCCTCCATAGAAGATATGTCTTTTGGCAAGTGGCACATACATATATAGCAGAATCAACCCAATTCTGTTTAGTTTGGTCAAGATAACCTATGAACCTTATAGTGAGGTGGTGATCAAAGAATACACCTACTA
This genomic stretch from Nitrososphaerota archaeon harbors:
- a CDS encoding PFL family protein; the encoded protein is MYTPEEIVETYEMLSLQHLNIRTITAGINLLGCLDKDLNRVKRCVYTKVVETALRLNKAVKEVEAKYGVEIVNKRIAVTPVAILLEPFAEEKGAAKVGLELATVLDNAAEEGDIDYIGGYSALVHKGFTKGDLALIESIPIVLSSTSRVCSCVNIASTRTGINVDAALKMGEVIKKTSELTAERRGVGCAKLVTFANAPEDNPFMPGAYHGLGEPEVSVNVGISGPAVIKAIVEKNQDLDLRQLADLVKRAAFKVTRVGELLGREVAKLMGVQFSTVDLSLAPTPKQGESIANILEAMGLERCGAPGTTAALMLLTDAVKKGGSMATTFVGGLSGAFIPVSEDAGMVDAVKAGALSLEKLEAMTSVCSAGLDMIAVPGDTSAESLAGIILDEAAICVANDKPGGVRIIPVPNAKAGEFVEFGGLLGSTVVMEVSRFKPDRFVKRGGQIPAPIHSFRG
- a CDS encoding MBL fold metallo-hydrolase encodes the protein MRIERFVVPPLDNNAYLLFDERTCEAAVIDPALGSDVLLSKAQELGAHIIYILNTHGHPDHICDDRKMKEATGAKLCIHELDAYRLLYNPFSKDPIPPTPDILLKGGETLQIGSLKVEVIHTPGHTEGGCCFYLAEEGIIFTGDTLFAGNIGRVDLQGSDPAAMLRSLKLLFTLPKNVKVYPGHGYTTTIEDEDWMIESNYIENLLS
- a CDS encoding ACT domain-containing protein: MPDERVVVTVLGADRVGIVAGISRVLAENNVNILDLTSSKIRDLFVMIMLVDISNSRVSLEKLKELLGAEAAKIGVQVTVQHENIFRYMHRV